A stretch of the Lolium perenne isolate Kyuss_39 chromosome 3, Kyuss_2.0, whole genome shotgun sequence genome encodes the following:
- the LOC127340808 gene encoding probable glutathione S-transferase GSTU6 gives MAGGGGGEEVTLMGHWGSPYVIRVRLALYLNGVPYTYVEEDLRSKSELLLRSNPVHQTVPVLLHNGRPICESQVILQYIDEVFVAGSGSTSSAFSLLPADPHERAVARFWAAYVDDEIGAPWDKAFRAGTEEERAEWMGKVAAAVPGLERGLRECTDGGRKGCFFGGAGGVGYVDVVLGGVAPYVHAMEKVSGLRLFDADKTPLLAAWLERFGELEVARAVLPDVDRVVGYVRMIHAKNAAKAAE, from the coding sequence atggccggaggaggaggaggagaggaggtgaCGCTGATGGGCCACTGGGGGAGCCCGTACGTGATCCGGGTCCGGCTAGCCCTCTACCTCAACGGCGTTCCTTACACCTACGTCGAGGAGGACCTTCGCAGCAAGAGCGAGCTGCTCCTCCGCTCCAACCCCGTCCACCAGACCGTGCCCGTACTCCTACACAACGGCCGCCCCATCTGCGAGTCCCAGGTCATTCTCCAGTACATCGACGAGGTCTTCGTCGCCGGCAGCGGCTCGACGTCATCGGCTTTCTCCCTCCTCCCTGCCGACCCCCACGAGCGCGCCGTCGCCCGGTTCTGGGCGGCCTACGTGGACGACGAGATCGGCGCGCCGTGGGACAAGGCGTTCAGGGCGGGGACGGAGGAGGAGAGGGCGGAGTGGATGgggaaggtggcggcggcggtgccgGGTCTGGAGCGGGGGCTGAGGGAGTGCACCGACGGGGGTCGCAAGGGCTGCTTCTTCGGCGGCGCCGGTGGAGTCGGCTACGTCGACGTCGTGCTCGGCGGCGTGGCGCCGTACGTGCACGCGATGGAGAAGGTCTCAGGCCTGAGGCTGTTTGATGCAGACAAGACGCCGCTGCTGGCGGCGTGGCTGGAGCGGTTCGGGGAGCTCGAGGTCGCCAGGGCCGTGCTGCCGGACGTGGACCGGGTGGTGGGCTACGTCAGGATGATacacgccaagaacgccgccaaAGCTGCAGAGTGA
- the LOC127338073 gene encoding xyloglucan galactosyltransferase KATAMARI1 homolog codes for MFLWALIFSLHCSTSLQSGEAIIKPPAIFSFRFGRPDQCAGRYVYMYDLPPRFNADLARDCRRLSASTDMCKHVANDGFGPPITGGGDGGSLPERGAYDTDQFMLGMIFHARMRQHECLTADPAVAAVVYVPFYAGFDAAMNQDNSDLTVRDALPQDMADWLVRRPEWRAMGGRDHFMLVGRCTWDFLRGPDGGWGNALMTYPAIRNMTVLSVEASPWHGNDFAVPFPSHFHPSSDAEVIAWQHRMRRQERQRLWCFAGYSRPSSKRTVRAQIMEQCGRSSRCAMLGEAAATPTPGNYSPGHAMRLLESAEFCLQPRGDGFTRKSTFDAILAGCIPVFFHPVSAYLQYMWHLPRDYRSYSVFIPRDDLVGRNLSIEEVLRKIPPEKVARMREEVIRLIPTVMYRDLAAKGMHFKDAFDVAIERVIDRVAKRRRAVAEGREYQDSVDGDYSWKYDLLEDGQKDIGPHEFDRYVAT; via the coding sequence ATGTTCTTGTGGGCCCTCATATTCTCCCTCCACTGCTCCACCAGCTTGCAATCCGGCGAAGCAATAATCAAGCCGCCAGCCATCTTCTCGTTCCGCTTCGGCCGCCCGGACCAGTGCGCCGGCCGGTACGTGTACATGTACGACCTGCCGCCCCGGTTCAACGCCGACCTCGCCCGCGACTGCCGCAGGCTCTCCGCCTCCACGGACATGTGCAAACACGTGGCCAACGACGGGTTCGGACCGCCGATCacgggcggcggcgacggcggctcgCTCCCGGAGAGGGGAGCCTACGACACCGACCAGTTCATGCTGGGCATGATCTTCCATGCCCGGATGAGGCAACACGAGTGCCTCACCGCCGACCCCGCAGTCGCCGCCGTGGTGTACGTCCCGTTCTACGCCGGGTTCGACGCGGCGATGAACCAGGACAACAGCGACCTGACGGTGCGGGATGCGCTGCCGCAGGACATGGCGGACTGGCTGGTGCGGCGGCCGGAGTGGCGCGCCATGGGGGGCCGCGACCACTTCATGCTAGTCGGGCGGTGCACGTGGGACTTCCTCCGCGGCCCCGACGGAGGCTGGGGCAACGCGCTGATGACCTACCCTGCCATCCGCAACATGACGGTGCTCTCCGTCGAGGCCAGCCCGTGGCACGGCAACGACTTCGCCGTGCCGTTCCCGTCCCACTTCCACCCCTCCTCCGACGCGGAAGTCATCGCCTGGCAACACCGCATGCGCCGGCAGGAACGCCAGCGGCTATGGTGCTTCGCCGGATACTCCCGGCCCAGCAGCAAGAGAACCGTGCGCGCGCAGATCATGGAGCAGTGCGGCAGGTCGAGCCGCTGCGCCATGCTCGGCGAAGCAGCGGCGACGCCGACGCCGGGGAACTACTCGCCGGGCCATGCCATGCGGCTGCTGGAGAGCGCCGAGTTCTGCCTGCAACCGCGCGGAGACGGGTTCACGCGTAAGTCCACCTTCGACGCCATCCTGGCCGGCTGCATCCCGGTCTTCTTCCACCCGGTGTCGGCATACCTCCAGTACATGTGGCACCTGCCCAGGGATTATAGGAGCTACTCGGTGTTCATCCCCCGGGACGACTTGGTCGGCCGGAACTTGAGCATCGAGGAGGTGCTGAGGAAGATCCCGCCGGAAAAGGTGGCGCGGATGCGTGAGGAAGTCATCCGGCTCATACCCACCGTGATGTACAGGGACCTGGCGGCGAAGGGCATGCATTTCAAGGACGCGTTTGATGTTGCCATCGAACGGGTCATCGACCGGGTGGCAAAGCGCCGCCGCGCCGTTGCCGAGGGACGGGAGTATCAGGACAGCGTCGATGGTGACTACAGCTGGAAGTACGACTTGCTTGAGGATGGCCAGAAGGATATAGGTCCGCACGAGTTTGATCGATATGTGGCCACGTAA